One genomic window of Medicago truncatula cultivar Jemalong A17 chromosome 1, MtrunA17r5.0-ANR, whole genome shotgun sequence includes the following:
- the LOC11431256 gene encoding transcription factor bHLH60 isoform X2 — protein sequence MEQTTFESIQFNEEIQGIMAPATETANSFTALLELPPTQVVELLHSSEITGKPPKPYPLTCNTGNLTFPSNAALVERAARFSVFAGENSTNSPNLPQVKDELPETEEGGCVSDPTVENTNFKSAKRKEREKKVKLSSKKSKSIAADENSGNGEELPYVHVRVRRGQATDSHSLAERARREKINARMKLLQELVPGCNKILSMKLAAVNPIIDFNLDSILAAEGMSLMDSNFPNTVSPAVWPEIPHNGNRQQFQQSWQSDAFHQPLWGREENNPNFITPENSLLSYDSSANSVSLHSNQMKMEL from the exons ATGGAACAAACCACGTTCGAGTCGATTCAATTCAATGAAGAAATTCAAGGAATCATGGCTCCGGCGACGGAAACAGCGAACTCTTTCACCGCACTTCTTGAACTTCCACCGACGCAGGTCGTTGAGCTTCTTCACTCGTCGGAGATTACCGGAAAACCACCGAAACCCTATCCACTGACTTGCAACACCGGTAATTTAACTTTCCCTTCCAACGCCGCGTTGGTTGAACGCGCCGCTAGATTCTCCGTTTTCGCCGGAGAAAATTCCACAAACTCGCCGAACTTGCCGCAGGTGAAGGATGAGCTACCGGAGACTGAAGAAGGTGGATGTGTCTCTGATCCAACAGTTGAAAACACGAATTTCAAGAGTGCGAAGAGGAAGGAACGAGAGAAGAAG GTGAAATTGTCGTCTAAGAAGAGTAAGAGTATCGCCGCCGACGAGAATTCCGGCAACGGCGAGGAGCTTCCGTACGTTCACGTTCGAGTTCGACGAGGTCAAGCTACTGATAGCCATAGCTTAGCAGAAAGG GCTAGGAGAGAGAAGATAAATGCTCGAATGAAACTGTTGCAAGAGCTGGTCCCGGGTTGCAACAAG ATTTTATCAATGAAACTGGCAGCAGTTAACCCAATAATTGATTTCAACCTTGACAGCATATTAGCTGCAGAA GGAATGTCTCTCATGGACAGTAACTTCCCTAACACAGTTTCACCCGCTGTGTGGCCAGAAATCCCACACAATGGAAACAGACAGCAATTTCAGCAATCGTGGCAATCTGATGCATTCCACCAACCACTTTGGGGGAGAGAAGAaaacaaccctaatttcataacCCCAGAAAACTCACTTCTAAGTTATGACTCATCGGCAAATTCAG TATCTCTGCACTCAAATCAGATGAAAATGGAGCTATGA
- the LOC11431256 gene encoding transcription factor bHLH48 isoform X1 produces the protein MEQTTFESIQFNEEIQGIMAPATETANSFTALLELPPTQVVELLHSSEITGKPPKPYPLTCNTGNLTFPSNAALVERAARFSVFAGENSTNSPNLPQVKDELPETEEGGCVSDPTVENTNFKSAKRKEREKKVKLSSKKSKSIAADENSGNGEELPYVHVRVRRGQATDSHSLAERARREKINARMKLLQELVPGCNKISGTALVLDKIINHVQSLQHEVEILSMKLAAVNPIIDFNLDSILAAEGMSLMDSNFPNTVSPAVWPEIPHNGNRQQFQQSWQSDAFHQPLWGREENNPNFITPENSLLSYDSSANSVSLHSNQMKMEL, from the exons ATGGAACAAACCACGTTCGAGTCGATTCAATTCAATGAAGAAATTCAAGGAATCATGGCTCCGGCGACGGAAACAGCGAACTCTTTCACCGCACTTCTTGAACTTCCACCGACGCAGGTCGTTGAGCTTCTTCACTCGTCGGAGATTACCGGAAAACCACCGAAACCCTATCCACTGACTTGCAACACCGGTAATTTAACTTTCCCTTCCAACGCCGCGTTGGTTGAACGCGCCGCTAGATTCTCCGTTTTCGCCGGAGAAAATTCCACAAACTCGCCGAACTTGCCGCAGGTGAAGGATGAGCTACCGGAGACTGAAGAAGGTGGATGTGTCTCTGATCCAACAGTTGAAAACACGAATTTCAAGAGTGCGAAGAGGAAGGAACGAGAGAAGAAG GTGAAATTGTCGTCTAAGAAGAGTAAGAGTATCGCCGCCGACGAGAATTCCGGCAACGGCGAGGAGCTTCCGTACGTTCACGTTCGAGTTCGACGAGGTCAAGCTACTGATAGCCATAGCTTAGCAGAAAGG GCTAGGAGAGAGAAGATAAATGCTCGAATGAAACTGTTGCAAGAGCTGGTCCCGGGTTGCAACAAG ATATCAGGAACAGCATTGGTTTTGGATAAAATCATCAACCATGTGCAATCTCTACAGCATGAAGTGGAG ATTTTATCAATGAAACTGGCAGCAGTTAACCCAATAATTGATTTCAACCTTGACAGCATATTAGCTGCAGAA GGAATGTCTCTCATGGACAGTAACTTCCCTAACACAGTTTCACCCGCTGTGTGGCCAGAAATCCCACACAATGGAAACAGACAGCAATTTCAGCAATCGTGGCAATCTGATGCATTCCACCAACCACTTTGGGGGAGAGAAGAaaacaaccctaatttcataacCCCAGAAAACTCACTTCTAAGTTATGACTCATCGGCAAATTCAG TATCTCTGCACTCAAATCAGATGAAAATGGAGCTATGA